One Triticum dicoccoides isolate Atlit2015 ecotype Zavitan chromosome 4B, WEW_v2.0, whole genome shotgun sequence genomic window carries:
- the LOC119291918 gene encoding uncharacterized protein LOC119291918 translates to MPPRPRSEVEERREGSLGGRHGEAQSGEGVGGHAAAKKSTMKRSKKALTVCDAGMEARSTVGGRGDEVVAEVMAAGAVSFAERRADMGRPRRRVPHAGDDGDHTAVLLMLLVANITERGL, encoded by the exons ATGCCGCCGCGGCCTCGGTCGGAGGTGGAGGAGCGACGAGAGGGCTCGCTCGGTGGGCGGCACGGCGAGGCACAAAGTGGAGAGGGAGTGGGCGGCCATGCCGCGGCGAAGAAGAGCACGATGAAGCGGAGCAAGAAGGCACTGACGGTCTGCGATGCTGGGATGGAGGCGCGGAGCACGGTCGGGGGGAGGGGGGACGAGGTAGTGGCGGAGGTCATGGCGGCCGGGGCGGTGAGTTTCGCGGAGCGTCGGGCCGACATGGGGCGACCACGCCGCCGCGTTCCACATGCTGGAGACGATGGCGACCACACCGCCGTGTTGCTCATGCTGCTGGTCGCCAATATAACG GAAAGAGGCCTGTAG